The following proteins come from a genomic window of Lachnoclostridium phytofermentans ISDg:
- a CDS encoding phosphopantetheine-binding protein: MVATIWKEVLGYDTFSIHDSFFDMGGDSLKIRSVYFHIEKLLPGKITIVDLFTYSTIFQLAKFLDDNNNEKINKTNKLSDELHNLVTDLKDGKQSLEEIIERYNHLQ, encoded by the coding sequence TTGGTTGCTACCATATGGAAGGAAGTATTGGGCTATGATACATTTAGTATTCATGACAGTTTTTTTGATATGGGAGGCGATTCGTTAAAAATAAGAAGTGTATATTTCCACATAGAAAAACTGCTTCCTGGAAAAATTACGATTGTTGATTTATTTACTTATTCTACCATATTTCAGCTAGCTAAGTTTTTAGATGATAACAATAACGAGAAAATAAATAAAACCAACAAGCTGTCAGATGAATTGCATAATTTAGTTACCGACTTGAAAGATGGGAAACAAAGTTTGGAGGAGATTATAGAGAGATATAATCATTTACAATGA
- a CDS encoding ABC transporter ATP-binding protein, with product MKKSKTSVSFRETVRLTLRGFKVWWKENPRLLLSILICGVVDALTPYVGIWLLARLIDEIAGGRNSQTLMAYALALMITTAVLSMFGAGLTRWKNVQLDSLWHTQNKVFMEKLLSMDFVDVDDGRVQELRSQIWQNTDSGGWGLYKLVYSFEAIIKSVISIIGAIMLTASLFLLPVKPESGKLTILNHPIFILLIVVVMLGVIFAAPWYSVKAGSYWVKCADENQLGNRLFGFWLGSLGNDRSKALDVRIYRQDILSKSNLAKYNPFIPSSKLAKASRGGMGVYHAMSGAVSQIFVGVAYIFVCLKALGGAFGVGSIVQYVSAITALSGGLSKLIETTGDLRNNTSFLRTVFELLDVPNKMSHSDMTVSQNSSEKQKIEFRNVSFRYPGQDKYALRNVSLTFNEGQRLAVVGMNGSGKTTFIKLLCRLYDPTEGEILLNGIDIREYDYAEYLRLFSVVFQDFKLLSFELGQNIAGSMDYDSDKVSCCLRDAGFGVRQDKLPHGLSTKLYKDFDEQGVNISGGEAQKIALARALYKDAPFIILDEPTAALDPIAEFEVYSEMNKIIGEKSTVFISHRLSSCRFCNDIAVFHEGSLVQLGSHDVLVNDKSGMYYKLWSAQAQYYETEN from the coding sequence ATGAAAAAGAGTAAGACCTCTGTTTCTTTTCGGGAAACGGTACGGTTAACTTTACGTGGATTTAAAGTTTGGTGGAAAGAAAATCCCAGGTTACTGTTATCCATACTGATATGCGGTGTTGTTGATGCCCTGACACCATATGTGGGTATTTGGTTGTTAGCCCGTCTGATTGATGAGATTGCCGGAGGACGCAATTCACAGACCCTTATGGCATATGCGTTGGCGTTGATGATTACAACTGCTGTACTATCAATGTTTGGTGCTGGATTGACCAGGTGGAAGAATGTTCAGTTAGACAGCCTGTGGCATACTCAAAATAAAGTGTTTATGGAAAAACTTTTATCAATGGATTTTGTAGACGTGGATGACGGTCGCGTACAGGAACTTCGCTCTCAAATCTGGCAAAATACGGACTCAGGGGGCTGGGGACTATATAAACTTGTATATAGTTTTGAGGCAATCATTAAATCGGTTATTTCCATTATCGGGGCCATTATGCTGACAGCATCTTTGTTCCTTTTGCCGGTCAAACCGGAAAGCGGAAAATTGACGATACTCAATCATCCGATTTTTATTCTTCTTATTGTCGTGGTCATGTTAGGTGTCATATTTGCCGCACCTTGGTATTCTGTTAAGGCAGGTTCCTATTGGGTAAAATGTGCGGATGAAAATCAATTGGGAAATCGGCTTTTCGGATTTTGGCTTGGTTCACTGGGAAATGACCGTTCGAAGGCGCTAGATGTGCGTATTTATCGTCAGGATATTTTGAGCAAGAGTAATTTGGCAAAGTATAACCCTTTTATTCCTTCATCAAAGCTTGCGAAAGCATCAAGGGGAGGTATGGGGGTATACCATGCAATGTCCGGAGCCGTGTCACAGATATTTGTTGGAGTTGCGTATATTTTTGTGTGCTTGAAAGCTTTGGGAGGAGCTTTTGGTGTTGGTTCCATTGTGCAATATGTGAGCGCAATTACTGCATTATCCGGCGGTCTATCGAAGTTAATTGAGACAACCGGTGATTTAAGAAATAATACTTCATTTTTACGTACTGTATTTGAATTATTAGACGTACCTAATAAAATGAGTCATAGTGATATGACTGTCAGTCAAAACAGTAGTGAAAAACAGAAAATTGAATTTCGTAATGTTTCATTTCGATATCCTGGACAGGATAAGTATGCACTGCGCAATGTATCGCTAACATTCAATGAGGGACAAAGGCTAGCTGTAGTGGGCATGAATGGAAGTGGAAAGACAACATTTATTAAACTCTTGTGCCGTTTGTATGATCCAACTGAGGGCGAGATACTACTGAATGGAATTGATATACGAGAATATGATTATGCCGAGTATTTGCGATTATTTTCTGTTGTGTTTCAGGATTTCAAGCTGCTTTCCTTTGAACTTGGTCAGAATATTGCCGGTAGCATGGACTATGACAGTGACAAAGTGTCTTGCTGTCTTCGTGATGCAGGCTTTGGAGTACGTCAAGACAAGTTGCCCCATGGTCTCTCAACAAAATTATATAAAGATTTTGATGAACAGGGTGTTAACATCTCCGGTGGAGAGGCACAGAAAATTGCGTTGGCAAGAGCTCTATATAAAGATGCTCCATTCATTATACTTGACGAACCAACGGCAGCGCTTGACCCTATTGCAGAATTTGAGGTATATAGTGAAATGAATAAAATCATAGGGGAGAAGTCCACCGTATTCATTTCACATCGATTATCTTCCTGTCGTTTTTGTAATGATATTGCAGTGTTTCACGAGGGTAGTTTGGTTCAACTTGGTAGCCATGATGTGCTAGTGAATGATAAATCAGGAATGTATTACAAGTTGTGGAGCGCCCAGGCGCAATACTATGAGACAGAGAATTAA
- a CDS encoding ABC transporter permease: MRATMSREKKHKIKNSNWQFWVIIAIPLIYAIVFAYIPMGGVILAFKDYSIKKGILGSDWVGLRYFKQFLLSPSSSKVIWNTLVLGIYSLIASFPIPILLAVGLNEIKAVKFKKTVQMVTYAPYFISTVVMVGMLMQMTDLRIGIINKLIGLFGVGPINFFGNANIFRGLYVWSGVWQVTGYSAIIYIAALAGVSPELKEAAIVDGASRMKRIWHVDLPAIRPTIVTMLIFACGNMINIGFDKVYLMQNSMNLARSEVIATFVYKVGLVNADYGFSTAAGLFQSLVSFLMLIAVNKLSKVITETSLW, from the coding sequence TTGAGAGCGACGATGAGTAGAGAAAAAAAGCATAAGATAAAAAACTCAAACTGGCAATTTTGGGTGATTATAGCAATTCCTTTGATATATGCAATTGTATTCGCTTATATTCCAATGGGAGGAGTTATACTGGCATTTAAGGATTATAGTATCAAAAAAGGTATTTTGGGAAGTGATTGGGTAGGCTTACGGTATTTTAAGCAGTTTTTGCTTTCCCCATCTAGTTCTAAAGTAATTTGGAATACTTTAGTGCTTGGTATTTACAGTTTAATAGCTAGTTTTCCAATCCCGATTTTATTGGCGGTGGGACTAAATGAAATCAAAGCAGTAAAATTTAAAAAGACGGTTCAGATGGTTACTTATGCACCTTATTTCATATCGACTGTTGTTATGGTTGGTATGTTAATGCAAATGACAGATTTGCGTATTGGTATTATCAATAAGCTGATAGGCTTATTTGGTGTAGGTCCAATCAACTTTTTTGGAAATGCTAATATTTTTAGAGGTTTATATGTTTGGAGTGGTGTCTGGCAGGTTACCGGATATTCTGCCATTATCTACATAGCAGCGCTTGCCGGAGTTAGTCCAGAATTAAAAGAAGCCGCAATCGTGGATGGAGCGAGCAGAATGAAGAGAATATGGCATGTAGACTTGCCAGCAATCCGTCCGACAATAGTAACGATGCTAATATTTGCTTGCGGTAATATGATTAATATTGGATTTGATAAAGTTTACCTTATGCAAAACAGTATGAACTTAGCGAGATCAGAGGTTATTGCAACGTTTGTTTATAAGGTTGGTCTAGTCAATGCTGATTACGGTTTCTCCACGGCAGCAGGACTATTTCAGTCCTTAGTCAGCTTTCTCATGTTAATTGCTGTGAATAAGCTTTCTAAAGTAATTACAGAAACTAGTTTGTGGTAA
- a CDS encoding transposase, with protein sequence MSKQFDKNFKENAAKYYFEHKDLGLKGCAEKLGVSRTALGNWTKDAKENNGEVPTRGSGNYESDEAKENARLRRELKDKRIYIL encoded by the coding sequence ATGAGTAAACAGTTTGATAAGAATTTTAAAGAGAATGCAGCTAAGTATTACTTTGAACACAAGGACCTCGGTCTTAAAGGATGTGCAGAAAAATTAGGAGTGAGTAGAACTGCTCTGGGTAACTGGACAAAAGATGCAAAAGAAAACAATGGAGAAGTACCTACAAGAGGATCAGGCAATTATGAAAGTGATGAAGCAAAGGAAAACGCAAGATTGCGTAGGGAATTAAAAGATAAAAGGATATACATATTATGA
- a CDS encoding trigger factor, giving the protein MKKNIFCISIILFLLVCLAGCNKNKIIYGYGSNYMLEAVNVKVDALIKLGDYDDLEYRLNPVNVTNEEINEYISNILNSYEEIHEIKDRAIIQYHDTIRLNYDIYYNNKQTYSQLGKQFMIGNYEVDKEFEEHLINQPTNQEIIFDMTVPLESEDALAGKNVTVHATVTNIMGFSVVDFTDELVKNKLGHESIEEYTAYVSELLRSNREKKDINDTKDQLLDTVISRSKFRIDEKSILKNAVGIVKTYQNMAYIYNLTLEEYIESIMKITKDEFYERCYNESEMQIKKYLACVGIANKERILISDKEVEEEIDKNDNQDSKMLAIFQIEEDKIKQILFDKAKCVE; this is encoded by the coding sequence ATGAAAAAAAACATTTTCTGTATTTCTATTATTTTGTTCCTTTTGGTATGTTTAGCGGGGTGCAATAAAAATAAGATAATATATGGCTATGGATCGAACTATATGTTAGAAGCTGTCAATGTAAAAGTGGATGCATTAATAAAGCTTGGTGACTACGATGATCTTGAATATAGGTTGAATCCTGTGAATGTAACCAATGAGGAAATCAATGAATACATAAGCAATATTTTGAATTCATATGAAGAAATCCATGAGATTAAGGATAGAGCAATCATACAATATCACGATACTATTAGGCTAAATTATGACATATACTATAATAATAAGCAAACCTATAGTCAGTTAGGGAAGCAGTTTATGATTGGAAATTATGAGGTAGATAAAGAATTTGAAGAACATCTGATTAATCAGCCTACCAATCAAGAAATTATCTTTGATATGACCGTCCCTTTGGAATCTGAGGATGCATTAGCTGGAAAAAATGTCACGGTACACGCAACTGTGACAAATATTATGGGCTTTAGTGTTGTTGATTTTACAGATGAGCTTGTTAAAAACAAATTAGGACATGAAAGCATAGAAGAATATACCGCTTATGTGAGTGAATTACTTCGTTCAAATAGGGAAAAAAAGGATATTAACGATACCAAGGATCAATTACTAGATACGGTAATTAGTCGTAGCAAATTCAGAATTGATGAAAAGTCTATCCTAAAAAATGCTGTAGGCATTGTAAAAACATATCAAAACATGGCGTATATTTACAATCTCACTTTAGAGGAGTATATTGAATCTATAATGAAAATTACAAAGGATGAGTTCTATGAACGTTGCTATAATGAGAGCGAAATGCAGATTAAAAAGTATCTTGCTTGTGTTGGTATCGCAAATAAAGAAAGAATCCTAATCAGTGATAAAGAAGTAGAGGAAGAAATCGATAAAAATGATAATCAGGATAGTAAAATGTTGGCTATTTTTCAAATCGAAGAAGACAAAATTAAGCAAATACTTTTTGATAAAGCAAAATGTGTCGAGTAA
- a CDS encoding ABC transporter substrate-binding protein codes for MKKMKLKRAVALLLTTVMIMGVTGCSKSESADSGKVKDSTSILTEPGTYPIVKEPIEMTIFCLSMPNVENFVSNDFTKFMEEKTGIKMKFETGSRDDWETKLNLSLSTNDYPDIIMYVNANRAKYGVKEGILIQLDDYINEKNTPNYLAAMGQYLGATRETDGHFYSLAGLNECYHCQYAKKMWVNTYWLEKMGVDVPTTTDEFYDVCKKFLEINPNGIAIGGANSGWHVRFEEFLVNSFTFEPGKTQSYRDETAVTKDGKVITIANTDGYKKALEYMNSLYELGAIYDGNFTQNGEQLRTLANQEGEPILFIPTGTISDMFDATGNNETYRHYQAMSPLAGPDGTRNATYMKYSGVEEGSFMITDKCKYPEAALRWADFFFTYQGSLSAQFGADEGKDWVMNPDGKVGLNGEPALYEILNAYSAETQNHDWQDVNIAYRPADFRLGQATDANVDVGTAEGLEKLLFDASKEKMEPFAQNGDLDILPTLKLTDEESTKIQTIGVEVQNYIEENKVAFITGSKSLDKDWDSYVKGFDNIGLPTLLEVYQTAFDRQMGK; via the coding sequence ATGAAGAAAATGAAATTGAAAAGAGCAGTTGCTTTATTACTTACTACCGTGATGATTATGGGTGTTACGGGATGTAGTAAGTCAGAAAGTGCTGACTCGGGAAAGGTCAAAGACTCTACAAGTATTTTGACAGAACCAGGTACATATCCGATTGTGAAGGAACCAATCGAAATGACAATCTTTTGTTTATCTATGCCTAACGTTGAGAATTTTGTATCCAATGATTTTACAAAATTCATGGAAGAGAAGACTGGCATTAAGATGAAATTCGAAACTGGTTCAAGAGATGATTGGGAAACAAAGTTAAATCTTTCGTTAAGCACGAACGATTATCCAGATATCATCATGTATGTGAATGCCAATAGAGCAAAATATGGGGTAAAAGAAGGCATTTTGATTCAGCTGGATGACTATATTAATGAGAAAAATACGCCAAATTATTTAGCTGCAATGGGGCAGTATCTCGGTGCTACAAGAGAAACTGATGGACATTTTTATTCTCTTGCTGGCTTGAATGAATGTTATCACTGCCAGTATGCGAAGAAGATGTGGGTAAATACTTACTGGTTAGAAAAGATGGGTGTTGATGTACCAACAACTACAGATGAATTTTATGATGTATGTAAGAAATTCCTAGAAATTAACCCAAATGGTATTGCGATTGGTGGAGCGAACAGCGGATGGCATGTACGCTTTGAAGAGTTTTTAGTAAACTCCTTTACCTTTGAACCTGGTAAAACACAATCCTACCGTGATGAGACTGCCGTAACGAAAGACGGAAAGGTCATTACGATCGCAAATACGGACGGATATAAAAAAGCATTAGAATATATGAACAGCCTATATGAATTAGGTGCAATCTATGACGGTAACTTTACACAGAATGGAGAGCAGTTAAGAACATTAGCAAATCAGGAAGGGGAGCCAATCCTCTTTATCCCAACTGGAACTATATCTGATATGTTTGATGCAACAGGAAATAACGAAACCTATAGACACTATCAAGCAATGTCTCCACTTGCAGGTCCAGATGGTACTAGAAATGCAACATACATGAAATATTCAGGTGTAGAAGAAGGTTCATTTATGATTACAGATAAATGTAAATATCCAGAAGCTGCCTTAAGATGGGCTGATTTCTTCTTTACCTATCAAGGTTCTTTATCTGCACAGTTTGGTGCTGATGAAGGGAAAGACTGGGTGATGAATCCGGACGGTAAGGTTGGTCTAAATGGTGAACCAGCGCTTTATGAAATATTAAATGCTTATTCAGCAGAAACCCAAAATCACGACTGGCAGGATGTTAATATTGCATACCGTCCAGCAGACTTCCGTTTAGGTCAGGCTACAGATGCGAATGTAGATGTTGGAACAGCAGAAGGACTTGAGAAACTTTTATTTGATGCAAGCAAGGAAAAGATGGAGCCATTTGCACAAAATGGTGACTTGGATATCTTACCAACGTTAAAATTAACGGATGAAGAATCCACGAAGATTCAGACAATCGGTGTGGAAGTTCAGAACTATATTGAAGAGAATAAAGTTGCTTTCATTACTGGTAGTAAATCTTTAGATAAAGATTGGGATTCCTATGTGAAAGGATTTGATAATATCGGTTTACCTACTTTGCTAGAAGTATATCAAACAGCTTTTGATAGACAGATGGGTAAGTAA
- a CDS encoding zinc-ribbon domain-containing protein yields MKRKRTNSTCGGLYHEPLNEHLFNYYNQISNCPYCNNRRFLPGFNTLKMLTPEWMKEWSYQNNYLTCDPDEIMSSYAEDVWWKCGKCGYDYQMSPKNRSVYEMRHKITCPKCKGLRRKVKYFF; encoded by the coding sequence ATGAAAAGGAAAAGAACGAATAGTACCTGCGGTGGATTATATCATGAACCTCTAAATGAACATTTATTCAATTATTACAACCAAATATCTAACTGCCCATATTGCAACAATCGTAGGTTTCTACCAGGATTTAATACATTAAAGATGTTAACGCCTGAATGGATGAAAGAATGGTCCTATCAGAACAATTATTTAACTTGTGATCCTGATGAAATAATGTCTTCATATGCAGAGGATGTATGGTGGAAGTGTGGCAAATGTGGCTATGACTATCAGATGTCGCCAAAGAATCGAAGCGTTTATGAAATGAGGCATAAAATTACCTGTCCTAAGTGCAAAGGTTTAAGAAGAAAAGTAAAATATTTCTTCTAA
- a CDS encoding DUF2500 domain-containing protein: protein MFNDPFGFPGTIGFFSIFNIIFFLILGLIIFAIIYNIKNWHKNNNSPRLTVEASVVTKRMSTSHHNHHNANNTVSSSYSNYYYATFQFESGDRMELGVSGEEFGMLVEGDVGKLTFQGTRYISFERFR, encoded by the coding sequence ATGTTTAACGATCCATTTGGTTTTCCTGGAACGATAGGATTTTTTTCGATATTTAATATTATATTTTTCCTAATTCTAGGTCTCATTATTTTCGCAATTATTTATAATATCAAAAATTGGCATAAAAACAATAATTCACCAAGATTGACTGTAGAAGCAAGTGTGGTTACAAAACGAATGAGCACATCACACCATAACCATCATAATGCAAATAATACTGTCAGTTCTAGTTATTCCAATTATTATTATGCTACTTTTCAATTTGAAAGTGGGGATCGTATGGAGCTAGGAGTAAGTGGCGAAGAATTTGGTATGTTGGTAGAAGGGGATGTAGGTAAATTAACTTTTCAAGGTACCAGATATATTTCTTTTGAACGTTTTCGATGA
- a CDS encoding ATP-binding protein: MIYEGEGTFEKAIKAYQKINLLIIDEFLLTPLASSQAIELLEIIEFRSVNGSVFFCTQFEPSGWYTRIGNESDTTVSEAFIDSIIHNSYEVMIGESSLYEKTSKLENFELNIYPCR; the protein is encoded by the coding sequence ATAATTTATGAGGGTGAAGGAACTTTCGAAAAAGCTATTAAGGCATATCAAAAGATTAATCTTCTGATTATTGACGAATTTCTGCTTACACCACTTGCCAGTAGCCAGGCAATAGAACTCTTGGAGATTATAGAATTTCGTAGTGTAAATGGTTCCGTTTTTTTTTGCACTCAGTTTGAACCAAGCGGGTGGTATACACGTATCGGTAATGAAAGTGATACCACCGTAAGCGAAGCGTTCATTGACAGTATTATACATAATTCATACGAGGTCATGATTGGCGAAAGTTCATTATATGAAAAAACATCAAAACTAGAAAATTTTGAACTTAATATATATCCATGTAGATAG
- a CDS encoding ABC transporter ATP-binding protein: protein MSVSLKVSGAAKRKLQRPTYRLGQNTAYMISLAWRRRRSVILLGLTMTVAVILFSLTQLFIVPSILSAVEAKVSVAELTVIIFMFTAALMILGAAKAYLTSCSQFGRIEVRLMIGAMIQNKSLTMSYPDIEDQDVRKKMDKASMLVTSNTAATEAIWTTLTNLLKNVAEFIIYLSLLATLDPFMIIAVVVTTIVSFLVSNYLNGWGYRHRDEESEYSRRMNYLSEKSRDYTLAKDVRIFGMVDWIEEVYNSILRLYRSFIARGERVYIWGNIVDIVLTFMRNGIVYLFLIGAVLGGKMSAAQFVLYFNTVNVFTSGIGSIMSDFATLRKQSLDISAVREFLDYPESFKMEEGTPITPDLKIPYQIELRDVSFCYPKSEKNTLSHINLTIRPGEKLAIVGLNGAGKTTLIKLMCGFLDPTEGKVLLNNVDIRTYNRRDYYKLFSAVFQDFSVLDVTIAENIAQTDENIDTELMERCINQAGLTEKIAGLPNGVETHIGRVFTDGINLSGGELQRLMLARALYKNAPILILDEPTSALDPIAESDIYNKYNELIDGRMAVYISHRLASTRFCDRIILIAEGCIDEEGTHDELITRNGHYADLFEIQSRYYREGGVDDEKE from the coding sequence ATGTCTGTTTCATTAAAGGTGTCGGGCGCTGCAAAACGTAAGCTGCAAAGACCGACTTATAGATTAGGACAGAATACCGCATATATGATATCGCTTGCCTGGAGAAGGCGTCGAAGCGTAATATTGCTTGGTCTTACAATGACTGTGGCTGTAATTCTGTTCAGCCTTACACAACTTTTTATTGTGCCTTCTATTCTCAGTGCAGTTGAAGCGAAAGTTTCTGTTGCAGAACTGACGGTAATCATATTCATGTTTACAGCAGCATTGATGATACTGGGTGCTGCTAAAGCCTATCTCACATCTTGTTCACAGTTTGGGCGTATAGAAGTACGTCTCATGATTGGAGCTATGATTCAAAACAAGTCACTGACAATGTCATATCCCGATATTGAGGATCAGGATGTGCGGAAGAAAATGGATAAAGCTTCTATGCTTGTTACCAGCAATACAGCTGCTACTGAGGCAATCTGGACAACTTTGACGAATTTATTAAAGAATGTGGCTGAGTTCATTATTTATCTTTCATTGCTTGCTACTCTGGATCCGTTTATGATTATTGCGGTTGTAGTTACCACCATTGTCAGTTTTTTAGTGAGTAATTATCTTAATGGTTGGGGATATCGACACAGGGATGAAGAATCTGAATATTCTCGCCGTATGAATTATCTAAGTGAAAAATCAAGAGATTACACATTGGCAAAAGATGTTCGCATTTTTGGAATGGTGGACTGGATAGAAGAGGTATATAATAGCATACTTCGTTTGTATCGAAGTTTTATTGCTCGTGGAGAACGAGTCTATATATGGGGAAATATCGTAGATATCGTACTTACATTTATGAGGAATGGTATTGTTTATCTTTTCCTGATTGGAGCCGTGCTTGGGGGGAAGATGTCTGCCGCGCAGTTTGTGCTATATTTTAATACTGTGAATGTTTTTACAAGTGGTATCGGCAGTATTATGAGTGATTTTGCAACTCTTCGGAAACAAAGTCTTGACATCTCTGCGGTTAGGGAATTTTTGGATTATCCCGAATCCTTTAAAATGGAGGAAGGTACACCTATCACACCTGACTTGAAGATTCCTTATCAGATTGAGTTGAGAGATGTCTCTTTTTGCTACCCAAAGTCCGAAAAAAATACACTCTCTCACATTAATTTGACTATCAGACCAGGAGAAAAGTTGGCAATTGTCGGTTTGAATGGTGCTGGAAAGACCACGCTTATTAAACTGATGTGCGGATTTTTGGACCCTACAGAAGGAAAAGTGTTGTTAAATAATGTAGACATCAGGACATATAATCGCAGGGATTATTATAAATTATTTTCTGCTGTATTTCAGGATTTTTCGGTCCTTGACGTGACGATTGCTGAGAATATTGCGCAAACGGATGAAAATATCGATACAGAATTGATGGAACGATGCATAAATCAGGCAGGACTCACAGAGAAAATTGCCGGATTGCCGAATGGGGTGGAGACTCATATAGGCAGGGTGTTTACTGATGGTATCAATTTATCAGGAGGAGAATTGCAACGGTTGATGTTGGCTCGTGCTCTGTATAAGAATGCTCCGATTTTGATTCTGGATGAACCTACTTCTGCACTTGATCCAATAGCTGAGAGTGATATCTATAATAAATATAATGAACTTATAGATGGTCGTATGGCTGTTTATATTTCCCATCGTCTTGCTTCTACTAGATTTTGCGACCGCATTATACTAATTGCAGAAGGGTGCATCGATGAGGAGGGGACACATGATGAGTTAATTACTCGGAATGGACATTATGCGGATCTATTTGAGATTCAAAGCAGGTACTATCGAGAAGGAGGGGTGGACGATGAAAAAGAGTAA
- a CDS encoding tyrosine-type recombinase/integrase translates to MENETYHQKKAKENILKLRELLTQLPPWLKDFFRGIEQSTEPRTRIAYAIDLQTFLEFLQSQNPSFEGKPIKEIPRDVLTSLKSTDIEEYLEHLKYYKNAEGKEFINNDRAMKRKLSTLRTMYSYYHKNKIIDENPVLQVDMPKIHEKAIVRLEINEVAELLDVVETGSKLTDTQKVFHEKNKVRDLALMTLLLGTGIRVSECVGLDLTDVDFDNDRIKVVRKGGYESYVYFGEEVRDALLSYMDERDQIIAVDGHENALFLSSRRSRISVRNVEVLVKKYAQTVTTLKKITPHKLRSTYGTSLYQETGDIYLVADVLGHRDVNTTKKHYAAIEDERRRSARDKVKLREK, encoded by the coding sequence ATGGAAAATGAAACTTATCATCAGAAGAAAGCGAAAGAAAACATCCTTAAATTAAGAGAACTCTTAACTCAGCTACCTCCTTGGTTAAAAGATTTTTTTCGTGGAATAGAGCAATCTACAGAACCACGGACCAGAATCGCCTATGCCATTGATTTACAAACATTTTTAGAATTCTTACAATCACAAAATCCTTCCTTTGAAGGTAAACCTATTAAAGAAATTCCACGAGATGTTTTAACTTCATTAAAATCTACGGATATCGAAGAATACTTAGAACATCTAAAATATTATAAAAACGCAGAAGGAAAAGAATTTATCAACAATGATCGTGCCATGAAACGCAAACTCTCTACCCTGCGTACTATGTACAGTTATTATCATAAAAATAAAATCATAGATGAGAATCCGGTACTTCAAGTTGATATGCCAAAAATTCATGAAAAAGCTATCGTTCGTCTTGAAATCAATGAAGTAGCTGAATTATTAGATGTTGTTGAAACAGGAAGTAAACTAACTGATACTCAAAAAGTATTTCATGAAAAGAATAAAGTCCGTGACCTAGCCTTAATGACCTTACTATTAGGAACTGGTATCCGAGTATCTGAGTGTGTTGGCCTTGATTTAACAGACGTTGATTTTGATAATGACCGCATCAAAGTAGTTAGAAAAGGTGGTTATGAATCCTATGTTTACTTTGGAGAAGAAGTTCGAGATGCACTACTCTCTTACATGGACGAACGAGACCAGATTATTGCTGTAGATGGTCATGAAAATGCACTCTTTCTTTCTTCAAGAAGAAGCCGCATCAGCGTTCGTAATGTCGAAGTTCTAGTAAAGAAATATGCACAAACAGTAACAACCCTTAAGAAAATCACACCACATAAGCTAAGAAGTACTTATGGTACTTCTCTATATCAAGAAACAGGAGATATTTATCTAGTAGCTGACGTTTTAGGGCATCGCGATGTTAATACTACGAAGAAGCACTATGCTGCTATTGAGGATGAGAGAAGAAGAAGTGCTAGGGATAAGGTGAAGTTGAGGGAAAAATAA